The Gemmatimonadota bacterium genome has a window encoding:
- a CDS encoding VCBS repeat-containing protein has product MLLKSLTLMTAAALAIGVPAVSAQSPSTAPVRFRAHDIAEIRGGYAVAVADFNNDGRLDVMANSLGVPEVAWLENPTWERHVIVADTRSIVNLAIADIDGDGIPEVAFQSSFAMVPANSEGINWIARSQGDPGMAWKAEPIDRWATSHHVTWADLDGDGKLELVNAALLGHGSLAPTYDQDQASVFWYGQDGWHRGTIATDIPGIIHRVRTVRWDAGSRDQILVASFEGITLYRASGMGAAMTFEKEVISNGHVDAAPRLGASDVGVGMSNGRRIVASVEPWHGNEVVVYTESGGAWQRRVIFDKVTSGHEIAVLDLNGDGRADIVANDNSRVTENNPNATPGVHVFFSPEDPATGEWTYVRIESEFAMNGCVGGDMNQDGRPDIICTGRGGMIRWYENLGM; this is encoded by the coding sequence ATGCTTCTGAAGAGCCTTACTCTCATGACAGCCGCGGCCCTGGCCATCGGCGTGCCCGCCGTATCAGCACAGTCACCCTCCACCGCCCCGGTTCGATTCCGGGCGCATGATATCGCCGAGATCCGGGGCGGCTACGCCGTCGCGGTGGCCGACTTCAACAACGACGGTCGGCTCGACGTGATGGCCAACTCGTTGGGCGTGCCCGAAGTCGCGTGGCTCGAGAATCCCACCTGGGAGCGTCATGTGATCGTTGCCGACACGCGCTCCATCGTGAACCTGGCGATCGCCGACATCGACGGCGACGGCATCCCCGAAGTGGCGTTCCAGAGCTCGTTCGCCATGGTGCCAGCGAACAGCGAGGGAATCAACTGGATCGCGAGAAGCCAGGGCGATCCGGGGATGGCATGGAAGGCTGAGCCGATCGACCGGTGGGCCACCTCACACCACGTGACGTGGGCCGACCTCGACGGCGATGGTAAGCTGGAGCTAGTCAATGCCGCGCTCCTCGGGCACGGCAGCCTCGCGCCCACCTATGACCAGGACCAGGCATCGGTCTTCTGGTACGGGCAGGACGGTTGGCATCGCGGCACTATCGCCACCGACATTCCCGGGATCATCCACCGCGTGCGCACCGTCCGGTGGGATGCGGGAAGCCGCGACCAAATCCTCGTCGCGAGCTTCGAGGGCATCACGCTCTATCGCGCCTCCGGTATGGGCGCCGCGATGACGTTCGAGAAGGAGGTCATCTCGAACGGCCACGTCGACGCGGCCCCCAGACTCGGCGCGAGTGACGTCGGCGTTGGCATGAGCAACGGTAGGCGTATCGTGGCCTCCGTGGAGCCTTGGCACGGGAACGAAGTGGTCGTCTATACCGAGTCCGGTGGCGCGTGGCAGCGCCGCGTCATCTTCGACAAGGTCACCAGCGGACACGAGATCGCCGTGCTCGACCTCAATGGCGACGGCCGGGCGGACATCGTGGCCAACGACAACAGTCGCGTGACTGAGAACAACCCCAATGCCACGCCGGGCGTGCACGTGTTCTTCTCGCCGGAAGATCCCGCGACGGGTGAATGGACCTACGTGCGCATCGAGAGCGAGTTCGCCATGAACGGCTGCGTGGGCGGGGACATGAATCAGGACGGTCGGCCCGACATCATCTGCACCGGCAGGGGCGGCATGATCAGGTGGTATGAGAACCTAGGCATGTAG